A single window of Rhizobium indicum DNA harbors:
- a CDS encoding VanZ family protein — translation MMIFKFARPLAWLLLALILFVTVSPIGLRPETVTTVDTDRGGAFVLVGLAFALAYPKQWKMVAVLLIAGAVAIEYLQYLTPTRHPRLHDAGIKAAGAALGLLAGWLINRWRETKAPNALPLTER, via the coding sequence ATGATGATCTTCAAATTTGCAAGGCCGCTCGCCTGGCTGCTACTCGCCCTCATCCTCTTCGTCACGGTTTCGCCGATCGGGCTGAGGCCGGAAACGGTCACGACGGTCGATACCGACCGCGGGGGCGCCTTTGTTCTCGTCGGCCTCGCCTTCGCGCTCGCCTATCCGAAACAGTGGAAGATGGTGGCGGTGCTGCTGATTGCCGGTGCAGTCGCCATCGAATATCTGCAGTATCTCACACCAACACGCCATCCGCGCCTGCACGATGCCGGCATCAAGGCGGCGGGCGCAGCCCTCGGGCTGCTGGCTGGCTGGCTGATCAACAGGTGGCGCGAGACCAAAGCGCCAAACGCGCTTCCGCTCACAGAGCGATGA
- the wrbA gene encoding NAD(P)H:quinone oxidoreductase type IV, producing the protein MAKVLVLYYSAYGHIETMAYAVAEGAKSAGAEVTVKRVPELVPEDVAKASYYKVDQAAPIATVDELADYDAIIVGAGTRFGTVASQMRNFWDQTGGLWFAGKLVGKLGSVFTSSATQHGGQESTILGFIPTFLHQGMVVAGLPYAFQGQMGTEEVKGGSPYGASTITNGDGSRQPSEIELEGAKYQGAHVAKLAAKLA; encoded by the coding sequence ATGGCGAAGGTTCTCGTCCTTTATTATTCGGCTTATGGCCATATCGAAACCATGGCCTATGCGGTCGCCGAAGGCGCGAAGTCGGCCGGTGCCGAGGTCACTGTCAAGCGCGTTCCGGAACTGGTTCCGGAAGACGTCGCCAAGGCTTCCTATTACAAGGTCGACCAAGCCGCTCCGATTGCCACCGTCGACGAACTGGCGGACTATGACGCGATCATCGTCGGCGCCGGCACCCGCTTCGGCACGGTCGCCTCGCAGATGCGCAATTTCTGGGATCAGACGGGCGGCCTCTGGTTCGCGGGCAAACTCGTCGGCAAGCTCGGTTCGGTCTTCACCTCTTCGGCCACCCAGCACGGCGGCCAGGAATCGACCATCCTCGGCTTCATCCCGACCTTCCTGCACCAGGGCATGGTCGTTGCCGGCCTGCCTTATGCCTTCCAGGGCCAGATGGGCACCGAGGAAGTCAAGGGCGGCTCGCCCTACGGCGCCTCCACCATCACTAACGGCGACGGCTCGCGCCAGCCTTCCGAGATCGAGCTGGAAGGCGCGAAATACCAGGGCGCCCACGTTGCCAAGCTTGCTGCCAAGCTCGCCTGA
- a CDS encoding competence/damage-inducible protein A, with protein MSQDIVVTAAMLAIGDELLSGRTKDKNIGHLADLLTLSGIDLKEVRIVADDEDAIVEALNALRGKYDYVFTSGGIGPTHDDITADAISKAFGVPCEYDETAMTLLAEMYRRREMEFTEARQRMARMPRGAVHIANPVSTAPGFIIGNVHVMAGVPQVFQAMVDNVLPMLRTGTPVLSLAIACPYGEGEIGTPLTAIQKAHPDTSIGSYPRYIGQKFSTEIVVRGRSQAAIDAAGAEVQAMIDSIRQRKDIAENHSAEA; from the coding sequence ATGAGCCAAGACATCGTCGTCACCGCCGCCATGCTCGCCATCGGCGACGAACTTCTCTCCGGCCGCACCAAGGATAAAAATATCGGCCACCTCGCCGATTTGCTGACGCTTTCCGGCATCGACCTCAAGGAAGTGCGCATCGTCGCCGACGACGAGGACGCGATCGTCGAGGCGTTGAACGCGCTTCGCGGCAAATATGATTACGTCTTCACCTCGGGCGGCATCGGGCCGACGCATGACGACATCACCGCCGATGCTATCTCCAAGGCTTTCGGCGTGCCCTGCGAATACGACGAAACAGCAATGACGCTGCTTGCCGAGATGTACCGCCGCCGCGAGATGGAATTCACCGAGGCGCGCCAGCGCATGGCGCGCATGCCACGCGGGGCCGTCCATATTGCCAATCCGGTCTCGACGGCTCCTGGCTTCATCATCGGCAATGTCCATGTCATGGCCGGCGTGCCGCAGGTGTTCCAGGCGATGGTCGACAATGTGCTGCCGATGCTTCGAACAGGCACGCCGGTGCTTTCGCTCGCTATCGCCTGCCCTTACGGCGAAGGCGAGATCGGCACGCCCTTGACCGCGATCCAGAAGGCACATCCGGACACCAGCATCGGTTCCTACCCGCGCTATATTGGCCAGAAATTTTCGACCGAGATCGTCGTGCGCGGCCGCTCGCAGGCGGCAATCGATGCGGCCGGCGCCGAGGTGCAGGCGATGATCGACTCCATCCGCCAAAGGAAGGACATCGCCGAAAACCATTCCGCCGAGGCTTGA
- a CDS encoding universal stress protein: MSYKTILAILDTSDNSSAVADFAFAIAAESGAHVIGLHAEIISAVPLVAPMEIPDPVAVQALQDMAHSETIAVERIFRAKAEASGASFEWRSFATSTGYGSAPLIESARSADLLIASQADPAKPSDSHVDVDSFLFETGRPVLIIPYIIRQPKPIKRVLIAWNGSKEAARATFDALPILKAADEVEIFSVDPADTALQSPLTAGADIAATLARHGVKATLSTAQSVDKSASHVIENRLSDSSIDLLVMGAYTHSWLWQMIFGGTTKTLLQSMTALTLLSR; encoded by the coding sequence ATGTCTTACAAAACCATTCTCGCCATTCTCGATACATCCGACAATAGTTCTGCGGTTGCCGATTTCGCCTTTGCCATCGCCGCCGAAAGCGGCGCCCATGTGATCGGCCTGCATGCCGAAATCATCTCCGCCGTGCCGCTGGTCGCGCCGATGGAAATTCCCGATCCCGTTGCCGTGCAGGCGCTGCAGGACATGGCGCACAGTGAAACGATTGCGGTTGAGCGCATCTTCAGGGCCAAAGCGGAGGCATCCGGCGCCTCCTTCGAATGGCGCAGCTTTGCCACATCAACCGGATACGGCTCCGCCCCGCTGATCGAAAGTGCGCGCAGCGCCGACCTCCTGATCGCCTCGCAGGCCGACCCGGCCAAACCTTCCGACAGCCACGTCGACGTCGACAGTTTCCTTTTCGAAACCGGCCGGCCGGTGCTGATAATCCCCTATATCATCCGCCAGCCGAAGCCGATCAAGCGCGTGCTGATCGCCTGGAACGGCTCGAAGGAGGCGGCGCGCGCGACCTTCGACGCACTGCCGATCCTCAAAGCCGCCGACGAGGTGGAGATCTTTTCGGTCGATCCGGCCGACACGGCGCTGCAATCGCCGCTGACCGCTGGCGCCGACATCGCCGCGACGCTGGCACGTCATGGCGTGAAGGCGACGCTTTCGACGGCCCAGAGTGTGGATAAGAGCGCATCGCATGTCATCGAGAACCGGCTTTCGGACAGCAGCATCGATCTTCTCGTCATGGGCGCCTATACGCATTCCTGGCTCTGGCAGATGATCTTCGGCGGCACGACGAAGACCCTGCTGCAATCGATGACGGCGCTGACCCTGTTATCGCGTTGA
- the gpt gene encoding xanthine phosphoribosyltransferase yields the protein MSLPDKAFPVSWDQFHRDARALAWRLAGLNQTFKAIVCITRGGLVPAAIISRELNIRLIETVCVASYHDYVNQGDMVLLKGIAPELMENGGETVLVVDDLTDTGKTAAQVRTMLPKAHFACVYAKPKGVPTVDTFITEVSQDTWIYFPWDMGFTYQEPIAKGAG from the coding sequence ATGTCCCTTCCCGATAAAGCCTTTCCCGTTTCCTGGGATCAGTTCCACCGCGATGCGCGCGCCCTTGCCTGGCGGCTTGCCGGCTTGAATCAGACGTTCAAGGCGATCGTCTGCATCACCCGCGGCGGCCTCGTTCCGGCTGCGATCATCTCGCGCGAGCTGAACATCCGGCTGATCGAGACCGTCTGCGTCGCTTCCTATCATGACTATGTGAACCAGGGCGACATGGTGCTGCTCAAGGGAATCGCGCCCGAACTTATGGAGAATGGCGGCGAAACCGTGCTGGTCGTCGACGATCTGACCGATACCGGCAAGACCGCCGCACAGGTGCGCACCATGCTGCCGAAGGCACATTTCGCCTGCGTCTACGCCAAGCCGAAGGGCGTGCCGACCGTCGACACTTTCATCACCGAGGTCAGCCAGGATACCTGGATCTACTTCCCCTGGGACATGGGCTTCACCTATCAGGAGCCGATCGCCAAGGGCGCAGGCTGA